GAGATAACATGGATCGTTATAGACCAAGGTATCATTTTACGGCACCTCGCAACTGGATGAATGACCCGAATGGGCCGTTTCAGTTAAACGGCGAATACCATTTGTTTTATCAGCATAACCCGTCAAAACCCGAGTGGGGCGACATTCATTGGGGGCATGCTGCAAGCCGGGATCTAGTGAATTGGACGCATCTGCCTGCTGGAATGGCTCCATCGTATGAGCTTGGCGAGTCCCACTGCTTCTCCGGCTGTTCCGTAGTAAATGACGGCGAAGTGACATTGTTCTATACAAGCATTGGCGAAGGGGAGCGGAATGCGACTACAGGTGCACAGCAATGGATGGCCCGCGGGACGGATTTGCGTACTTGGCATAAACCGGACATTAACCCGGTCCTAACCCTGGATCTTCATGGAGACCTTGAGATTCGGGACTGGCGGGATCCTTATGTCTGGAAGACGGAAGACGGCTGGCGAATGATTCTTGGCGGTATCCATGAGGAAAAAGGCTGCGCTTTTATATACCGCTCCGAGGATTTGGAGAAGTGGAGCTTCCAAGGTATTTTTTATAAAGGCGAAGAATGGATCTGGGAGTGCCCCCATTTGTTCCGTTTCGGCGATAAAGCGGTATTGTTCTACTCTCCAAGCGGTCCGGTTCGTTATCTTTCCGGTACCATCAGCGGAGATAAACTTATCGATGTGCAAAAGCATGGCACCGTCGACCATGGCGGCTGGGAAGGTTATTATGCTTCTACCGGATTTGTGGATGAGAACGGCCGCCGCATTGTGCATGGCTGGATTCCGGAAGGCAGCAGAGGCGAAGAATTTCCCGAGAACCTGGATTGGGCCGGGGCATTGGCGCTGCCGCGTGTCGTAGATCTGAAGGCAAACGGCGCGCTTTCCATGACCCCCGTACCCGAGGTGGAGACGCTGAGAGGCGAGAATTACAGCTTTAAAGATCTAGCAGTAGGACAAACGCCAGTTCTAACGGGTGTACAATCGACCTCCTTTGAATGCCTGCTCGAAATCGACAGAAAGTCGATCGAAGCTGCCGCTCTTACCGTTTCCGTATTCGCTTCCGCCTGCGGCAAGGAGCATACGGACGTACGCTTGGATCTAGCCTCCAATACGATTGCCATCGACCGGTCGAATTCAAGCTTGCTTCCAAAGGTACATAAAACACCGATTCAAGGCGAATTGCCGGCTGCTGACGGGACGGATCCTATCAAGCTGCGTATATTCGCGGATCAATCCATTGTGGAAGTTTTTGTGGATGATGAGACTTGCCTTACAACCAGAGTTTACCCGACTTTGGAAGACAATAGCGGCATCCAGCTCCGAGCAGACAGCGGTGAAGCCGTGGTTTGCAGTCTTCAGATTTGGGAGATGAAGGCTGCCGAAATCAAATAAGTGAATGTCAAAGCTAGAGCGCCCTCGCTGGTGCTCTTTTTTTATTTTCAGCATAAAGCTCTTCATGATATTCTCTAATTATTATTGATCATGCATAGAGGTAGGTTGAATGAAATGAAGATTGGCTGTTTACATGCTCATTATTCCAATATCGAATATATTGAAGCTTCGATTGGTTCGAAAGCGGAATTGATTCACTTTGTGGATCCCGGACTAATGATGGGTATGGAAGAAGGTTTTAACCATGTTAAAGTTAAGGAAAAAGCCGTTGATCAGATCAATTGGATCGCTCAATCAGGAGTAGATGCTATTCTCATTACTTGCACGAGCTACATTGCTCTACTTGAAGAAGTTGAGACTAATTTACCGATCATAAAACTAGACGAGCCCTTTTTTAATGAAATATGTAAAATAACGCAGTCGCAAATTCTTCTGTTTACAAATCCTGCAACAGTTGAAGGTACGATGAAACGGCTGACGAAGTTCGCTTCATCGCATGGTTACCAGCTTCCTGACATTGAAGTGAAAGTGATTGAGAACGCGTTCCAGCTTATTATGCAGGGACAAAAGACAGAGTACGCAGACGAAGTGTACAAATTTATCGAGAAAATGCTCCATTCGGAACAGGATAAGATACTAGCCGTTGCTCAGCTTTCGATGGTCAAAGCAGCTGAGAGGGTGGCACGGGAATTTAATATATCCATCACCAATCCATTAGCGCCGTTGGCAGCCTATGTTTCAAGCAAGGACAGGAGCAACTAAATAAAAAAGCTGGGCGAAATGAATCGCCCAGCTTTTCTGCTTATATTATCAAAATTGAGGTTTATGGAGTGAAGAAGGGAATGTATCTCGTGGAGGAGCGAAGCGTTCGCCTTTGCCTACACATTGCCAACACTGAATATTGTTCAAGCAATGTGCGGGCAACAGCGGCCGGAAGGAGATACATCTCTGCCTCACTCATCCCTTAACCAAAGCAGTTCCCTTATTTACTCCAGGAAGCCTCGATTTCCTCGAGCGACTTACCTTTCGTCTCCGGTACAACGCGCATCGTAAACAGGAACGTAATCAGCGACATCGCGCCAAAGATCCAGAACGTTACGGATGGTCCTGCCGATTCCAGCATTGGCGGGAACGATTGGGATACAACGTAGTCGGCAATCCATAGCGCCATCGACGCGATTGCGGTAGCCCGGCCGCGGACGCGGTTCGGGAAGATCTCGCTCAGGACGACCCATACGACAGGTCCAAGCGATACGGCGAATGCCGCTACATAGATCAGGATAAAGATCAGGACAAGCGAGCCGGTCGTATGGCCGGTATGGAATGCAATCCCGATAACCGCCAGACAGATCGTCATTACGGATGAACCAACAAGCAGCAATACCTTGCGGCCGACTTTATCGATCAGCCAGATAGCCAGAATCGTAAACAGGAAGTTAACGAGGCCAATCAGAATCGTTTGCAGCAGGGACGAATCCGTGCCGGAGCCCATCGATTTGAAAATTTCCGGCGCGTAATACATGACCGCATTAATACCGGTCACTTGCTGAAGAACCGCAAGCACGACACCAACGATCAACGCAAGGCGGATGCCCGGGCGGAAAATCTCTTTGAGCGAGCTGCCTTTTTCCTCAGCGAAAGAGGCTTTAATATCGAGAACTTCCTGCTTCGCCTCTTCTTCACCGTGGATGCGAAGAAGGATATGGAGAGCTTGCTCCGAACGACCTTGCTTGATCAGCCATCTTGGGCTTTCCGGAACAAGGAAGAGCAGAACGAAGAAAATAACGCCCGGCACAACGCCTATGCCAAACATCCAGCGCCATGCGTTTGCAATATCCCAAGCATCATCGCCATAACCGGCAATACCCGAGTTGACGAAGTAAACAAGGAAGATACCCGTAACCGTTGCGAATTGGTTCAAAGCAACGAGACGGCCGCGGTATTTAGCCGGGGCAATCTCCGCGTTATACAGCGGGCAAAGCGTGGACGTAATCCCGATCCCAAGACCGCCGATCATGCGGGCGACGATGTACATCGAGAACGTATCCGGAATCGCGGAGCCAATCGAACCGATAATGAATAGGGCTGCCGCCGCGATAAGTACTTTTTTACGACCGAAACGGTCGCTTAGCACGCCAGAGAATCCCGCGCCAACAATACATCCGATAATAAGCGAGGATACGGCCCAGCCGACCTCCACCTCGTTTAAGTCAAAACGGTCTTGCATAAATCCGATTGCTCCCGACACGACAGCGGTATCGAAGCCGAATAATAAACCGCCAAGAGCGGCAATCATCGAAACGAGCGTAACAAACTTCATGCTTTTGCCATTGGCATTTGCAGTTAAGCTGCTCACTATATTTATTCCCCTTCCATGTGTGACTGCTTGAATAAATGGTTGTGTATTGAAACGAATCTCATTATATCACCGGATTGGAGGGGATTAGCGGGCATTCGTCAGCACTTATTTGTGTTGTTCCAGCATGGAAAAGCTGCTTGAACAGCTATAACGGAGAGAGCTTGAAGCGAATAGCATTTTATTAGTTTGCCAAAACAAAAAAGTCCATGCCCGACTGGCATGAACTCCCTGTATATCCTGATCATTTCGCTTGACTGCGGTATTCGGTCGGAGTAAGTCCGGTTACCCGTTTGAACACCCGGCTGAAATAATTCGGGTCCTTATAACCAACCTCGAAGCAAACCTCTTTCAAAGCTAGCTCATCGGCCGACGAGATCAGCTGCTTGGCTTTCTCGATTCGAAGCCCCGTCAAATAATCGATAAACGTCGCCCCAACCTGCTGCTTGAACACTTTGCTGAAATAATGGGGATTCAGATGGACATGTTCGGCTGTCTCCTCGAGCGACAATTCCTCCGTAAAATGAAGCCCGATGTACTGCTTGGCCTTATCCATCACATTAATCGTCTGCTGCTCCCGCTGCTCCCGGATCCGCTGCAGGGCGGAGATGACATAAGAACGTTGATCTTCCGAATCGGAGTGTTCGTCCGAGGAAGCGGGATTAGCAGTTGCTGCGGCAACGTTTGATCCCGTTCCTTGTACCACACCCTCGAAATCGCGCACCTCGCCGACATGCCGGTCAACGTCAGAAGCAAATACAGCCTCGAAATACGATTTGCGCCAGCCGCCAGCGCCCGATTGGACCGATCCGATTCCTACGGTAATCGGCAGCTGGAATTGCCTTTCGGCCAGACTGCACAGCTTTTCTCCAAATGGCTTGATACTTCGTTTCCATAAGGCATCGCTGGTATCATTGCGTATAAAAATAGCCATATGCAAGTCGATTAAGGAGCTGACAATGCAGGAGATCCCGTAGGTCTTGATGAAGCCGCGGAACGTTTCGTACAGCTTTTTCTTGTCCAGCGTATAAATCTGCTTCGGTAAGGCGACTACAACCGCGCAGCCCTCATCAAGCGGGAAGCTTAGCCAGTCGGACAGCTTCTCTTCATTCGCATCCAGCACCTGATCCACCATAAGCAGGAGGGACAGCTCATTTTCCACCAGCGGCTGCAGCTGGGATACTTTATCCCGCAAGTGCAGCTCTTCGGTCCGCTTGGATTTCTCGCGCTCCAGCTCCTCAATGAGCTGGTTCAAGGTCGAGGAGATCTGCTCGCGTCCGGCTGGCTTGACGATATATTCCTTTACGCCAAGCGACACCGCTTCTTTGGCATAGGCAAAAAAGTCATAAGCCGTCACCAGGATAAACTTGGTGTCCGGAAGCCTCGTTTTTATTTCCCGTATAGCCTGCAGACCTTGAATACCGGGCATATTAATATCCATCATAATGATGTGGGGGCGGAATTCTTCCGCCTGTTCAATGGCTCTTCGGCCATTATCCGCAAACGCGATTTGGAACCTGTCCGGCAGCATGCGGTGAATGAGATGCTCCAGTCCTTCGCGTTCCAGCGCTTCGTCATCGGCGATCAATAGACGGTACATCGTGATCCGGTCCTCCTTTCTGCTCTGCACCTGCATCGGATGGATTAGGCAGGAGGAGAATAACCGAGGTTCCCCGTCCTGGCTCGCTTTCGATACTTACAACATCCCGCCGGTTATAGAAAAGCCTTAGCCGCTTAATTACATTTCGCGTGCCAAAACCCATGGAGTTTTTCTTCGCGGGAGCGGGTTGGGCGGGCTCTTGCAGGGAAAGAAGCGCGTTGCTTTCCTCCATTGTCATTCCGGCACCGTTATCCCTAATGACTATACTAACGTTCTCGCCAGCTCTCTCCATAACAAGCTGAATTATTCCGCCGGACTCCATCCGTTCGACGCCGTGTACAAATGCGTTCTCCACAAGCGGCTGTATCGTCAGAGCGGGGATAAGCATATCCAGCACGGATTCGTCGATCTGCTGTCTGGTTTCTACACGGTTGCGGAACCTTGCCTGTTGAATCGTGAAGTACTCCCGGACATGCTTAAGCTCGTCGCCAAGCGTAACCGGGCGGTCCAACTGGCTTAAGTTATAACGGATAAGCTTGGACATGGACACAATAAGGTCGCTTGTCCGGTCGGCCCCTTCAAGCAGCGCAAGCTTGGACAGCACGTTTAGCGTATTGAACAAAAAATGCGGGTTGATCTGGCTTTGCAAAGCTTGAAGCTCCAGTTCTTTGACCAGACGCTCCGATTCCATGCGTTCCTTGTCCCGTCCCATCAAATCATTCAAATCTTTAATCATATGGCGGAACGCTTCCGACAGGATGCCAAGCTCATCATTCGAGCGTTCGGGAAGATAAGCTGTATCCAGCTGCCCTTTGGACAGATGCTGCGCCGTTTGCACGAGACGGTCTACCGGTTCCGTAATGCTTCTTGAAATCCACAACGCAACTACGATACTTAGCAGCGTATTAATGATAAATACGGCAGGCCCAAGCCAGTCCATTCGTACGATTTCCAATTGGATGCTCCGGTATACCGGTTCATAAGCGCTAAGCTCCAGGTCAATAAGGCGGCGTTCTTCCTCTCTTATAAAAGAGCTCGTCCGCTCCGTATCCTCATAGTAACTTAGCGCATCGTTTGGAACGGTAGACTTTTCAGCCGCTTGTACTTGCTCCGCCAGCGTCTGAAGCATATGAGCATATCCCTGCAGCACACCGGCAATGCCCAATTCCGTCCGCTGGCTTGCCAGCTTCTCGCTGATTCGCGCGAGTTCCGCCTGTTGCTGCCGAAGCGAAGCCCGGCCGTTGTCCTCGGGATTAAGCAGATACGTGTACAAGGCCCGCACATTCTCGTCGGCCGTTTGTGCCGACCGGGTATACAGCAGCATGCGGTCCATCATCGTATTATAGCTGTGCTGTACCGTTTTGGAGCTCTCGAACAGGAAGAACGTGACGCCGTTCGTCAGGAGCACCAGCAGCGGGATAAAGAGCAGCAGCTTTTTACGGAGTGTCATGGGGCTGAAACCTCCTTATCCGTAATGACGGAAATCGGAGTATATTGCTTGGATGTGACGTCTTGCCCCTGAGAATATTGATTCAGCAGCGATATCGCTTCATAACCCATTTGGGTGGGCTGCTGCACAATCGAAGCTTCGATCTGCTTCTTTCTAATAGCGGCCAGCGTATCCTCCAGGTCATCAAAAGCGAAGATTGTGACTCCGCCGGGTTTAACGCGGGCAACGGCTTCCGCCATGCCAATACCGTCAAGGGAGCTGAAGCCGACCATATAAGTGATCTCCGGATGCTCCTTTAACATTTGCTCAGCCTGCTGAGCCGCTTGAAGCCGGGAAATATTCGAAGCCCTTACTTCGGCAATAGACAGCCCCTTGTAGGTGTTAATGACCGATTGGAATCCTTCCAGGCGAAGCCGTTGGTTGGCGGCCTCTTTGCTGCCTACAAGGACGCCAATTACGCCGCTTGGTTCCTTCTGCCCGTCTTCAGCAATAAGGTGTCCCATCTCTTGACCGGCAAACGAATTGTTGGTGCCAACATAAGCGAGTCGTTTACTGCCGGGCTCATCCGTATCGACGGTAATGACCGGTATGCCAAGCTTGTTGGCTTTTTCGATTAAGGCTTTATCCCGCTCGCTTCCGATCCCCTGCATAATAATCCCGTCCATCTTGGAGGCTATCGCCTTCTCCAGCAGCTTCATCTGCTCCTCGGCGTTAATGCGGAACGGCCCCATATATTGCAGCTCCATCCGGTATTGACCGGCTGCTTTCATCGCTCCCTCTTCGACGGACCGCCAGAACGGATTGTCCAGCTCTTGCGAGATTAGGGCGATCTGCCGCCTGGTATGATCCTTGTCGCTTGCCTCCAGCGGGGTTACAAGATCTCTGATCCGCTCGGTAGACAAATAAAACTGGACCAGCACATAAGCAAAAATAATTAGTAATAGAAGGACGCCGATGTTCCATCTTCTTCGGTTGGCCATATGGCTTCTTAAGCTCTCCTCAGGTGTCTGAATAATAGCCACATTATACATGAACGGTCATTAAAGCCAAAATTAATCTAATTTCAATGTTCATGTTAGCAGGGGATTCCGGCATTTTGTGGAATTGATTTGAGTAGCGATCACTTTGACTTCGAAAAGGTGGAAAATATTCGAATGGACAAGCATGGTCATATAATGAAGCATAACTTTATGGAATCGATATGGAACAATATCCCCGACGGGATTGTCGTGATAGATTTGGATGAGAATATTCTTGATGTAAACCCGGGGTTTGTTGCCCTTCACGGATGGACGAGGGAAGAACTGATCGGCAGGCCTTGCTGCTTTACGCCGGTTCATCTTCTGGAAGAACGAAGATTAATGATCGAGAAGGCCAAGCTTGGCGAAAGCGTGCAGGGCCAGGAGACGTTTAAGCTTCGGAAAGACGGCACGATGCTCTACATTAGTCTAAGTCTTACAGCTCTAAGGGATGAGAGTGGGACTATTATCGGGGTTGTGGGATTCGAGAGGGATATCTCGGACCGGATTAAGATGGAAGCTTCCTTGTTTGAAGCGGAAAGCTTGTATAGTCATCTGGCTGACAGTGCGCTGGCCGGCGTGTTTGTCGGGCAGGGAGGCCGTATTTTGTACGCCAATCCTTACTTGGCGGCTCTTTACGGTTATACGAATGAGGAATTGCTGCAAGTTGAGTTGAATAAGTTAATGCTGCCCGGCGAGTTGGAAGTCGTTACGCGGGATGCGCAAGTAACCTTGATGGACCAGAAGCAAATCTACTTTCATTTCAACATTACGGGGGTTAAGAAGGACGGCTCCCCTGTCCACCTCGAAGGCAACTCCTGCCTGATCTCCTTTCAAGGAAAGCCGGCGCTGCTGGGCACGGTACAGGATATTACGATCAAGAAGGAAAAAGAGCGCTCCCTTCGCGATAGTGCCAACATGTATCAGCGCATTATCAAGTTTCTCCCCGAGCCTATTGTCCTGATCGACAATGGCGAGATCGTATATGCCAATAAGTTGGCGGTCAAGCTGATTGGCGCTGCCGATGATTCCGAGATGGTCGGGCGGCCTATCCTTGATTACGTCGATCCCGCTTATAGCGATGATCTGATGGATGTACTTTACAAAGTGATTCATACCGACGATCCCACGAATTTTATCGAAAATAAGCTGCTATGCAATGACGGCCAGACGATCGACGTTGAGATGTCGAGCATCCGGATTCATAATTACCGGGGGAAAATGGTGATTCTGACCGTTATCCGGGATTTGACGGACCGCAAGCGGTCGGAAGAGATGCTGGTCCGTTCCGAGAAGCTGTCGGTAATCGGACAGCTGGCAGCTGGGGTAGCGCATGAAATCCGAAATCCGTTAACCGCATTGAAGGGTTTCACCCAGCTGTTGAAATCCAAAGCGGAGGGGAATTCGTTCTATTATGACATCATGACCAATGAACTGGACCGGATCAATTTTATCGTGAATGAATTTATGACGCTTGCGAAGCCGCATTTCTCCAAATTTAGCACGCGAAGGCTGGATCATATTTTACATGCCGTTATTTCGATCCTGGAGACACAGGCGATTCTGATGAACGTATCGATCCGTACGGAGTTCGAGAACTGTATTCCGTCGATTTATTGCGATGAGAATCAACTGAAGCAGGTCTTTATCAATATTATAAAAAATGCAATAGAAGCGATGCCGCTTGGGGGACAGATTACGATTTCGGCGGCGATGGAGTCGGATCATGAGCGGGTGCGCCTGACGATCCGCGATGAAGGCATGGGAATTCCGGACGAGATTATCCGCCAAATCGGTCAGCCTTTTATTACGACCAAGGAGAAGGGGACGGGGCTGGGCCTTATGATCAGCTCGCGCATTATCGAGCAGCATCAAGGGCTGATGAACATATCAAGCGTTCCCGGCGAAGGGACAACGATCGAAATCATCCTGCCGTTAAATACGGAAGAGAAATGAATAGAAGGCTGGGCGACGATATCGCTCAGCCTTCTTGTCTTTTAAAGGGAAGAGACGGAGCGGCGGATAATCAGCTCCGCGGGCAGAACGATTTTTTTCCACGGTCCGGCTTCTTCTTTGTTCTGAATGCGGTCAATGAGCATTTGCATGCCCAGATAGCCGAATTGATAGGCCTGCTGCGCGGCAACCGTCATAAACGGATCAACCTCGGAATACGGGCCAAAATCATCAAAGCAGACGATGGAGATGTCTTCCGGAATCCGCATATTACGCTTTCTCAGCAGGCGGATGGCTTCGATCGCCAGGACATTGTTGCCGGCTACGACAGCCGTCGGGAGCGGGTCAAGCGAATCCAGCCAGGCTTCCATCTCAGACAGATCGGTACGCGGACCGTAACTAGTCTCAAAGACGATGCTCCCGTCATAGGTCAATCCGTTCAGGATCAGCGCTTCCTTATAGCCTTCAAGACGCAGTCTTGCGCTTGAGATCGTATCCGATCCGTTCACCATGGCAATGCGGCGATGGCCCTGCTTGGCAAGATGGTTAACCAGCTGGCGGGCGCCTTCCTTGCTGTCCCCAAGCACGATGTCGCATTCGACTCCCGGCACTTCGCGGTCCAGCAAGACAAACGGAATGTTATGCCGTTGCAGCGATTCGAGATGGGGCAGAGACGGATCTCCGGCCGGGGCAATCAACACGCCGTCCACCCGGGTAGTCAGAATGGTGTTAATATAATCGGCTTCCTTCTCCAGACTTTCGTCGCTGTTGCCGAACAGCAGTCGGTAGCCGTTTTTTGTTGCGGCATCTTCGGCTCCCCGGGACAGCGTTGTATAGAACGGGTTCGTTATATCGGTAATAAGCAGGAACAAGCTCCGGGTCTGCTGCAAGACCAGGCTGCGGGCCATCTGGTTGGGTACGTAGTTCAGCTCTTCCATCACCTTTTTGACCCGGGCTCTTGTCTTCTCGCTTATTCTGCCTGTGTTATTGATAACTCTAGAAACGGTCATCGCGGATACATTAGCTTTCTCCGCAATATCATAGATTGTAACCATACCTACTGCTCCTCATCGACAATTCATGCTTTTATTTTACAAGAGAAAACGATTGACAGCAACAGGACGCCTTGATAAATTAGAGTTATCGGTAACATTTTATTTGCTAGTTTCGTTATTATTCATTCATTTGGAGGGGTATTTATGACGGACATCGCTTATCGCTTTCAGAATGGTTTTCCGAAGATCGGGATTCGCCCGACGATAGACGGACGCCGCAAGGGCGTTCGCGAATCGCTTGAGGTTCAAACGATGAATATGGCTAGATCGGTCGCGAATCTGATCGCCGAGAATTTGCGTTACCCGAACGGGGAACCGGTACAATGCGTCATTGCGGATACAACAATCGGCGGGGTGGCGGAAGCTGCGGCATGCGCGGACAAATTCGCCCGCGAGAATGTTGGGGTATCGATAACGGTTACGCCTTGCTGGTGTTACGGCACGGAAACGATGGATATGAACGCTTCCATCCCGAATGCGGTGTGGGGCTTTAACGGAACGGAGCGCCCAGGTGCGGTTTATTTGGCTGCTGTTCTTGCTGGATACGCGCAAAAAGGCATTCCGGCATTCGGTATTTACGGCGAGGAAGTTCAGGAAGCCTCCGATACGTCGATTCCAGGCGATGTGCGGGGCAAGCTGCTTTCCTTTGCTAGAGCGGGTCTTGCGGTAGCTTATATGCGGGGCAAATCGTATTTGTCGATGGGCTCGGTCTCGATGGGTATCGCGGGCTCAATTGTAAGCGATTCCTTTTTCCAGGAATACCTCGGGATGCGTACGGAATACATCGATATGTCCGAGTTTGTCCGCCGTTTCGAGGAAGAGATTTACGATACGGCCGAATTTGAGCGAGCGCTGGCCTGGGTGAAGGAGAACTGTGTCGAGGGTTCGGACAATAACCCGGAAGCGATTCAAACCTCCCGCGAGAAGAAGGATCAGGACTGGGAGACCGTTGTCAAAATGACGATGATCGCCCGCGACCTGATGATCGGCAATCCGCGCCTTGCGGAGCTTGGCTTCGGTGAAGAAGCGATGGGCCATAACGCGGTTGTGTCCGGCTTCCAAGGTCAACGCCAGTGGACGGACCATTTCCCGAACGGCGACTTTATGGAAGCGATTCTGAACTCCTCCTTTGACTGGAACGGCATCCGCCCTCCGTTTATTGTGGCAACAGAGAACGACAGCCTGAACGGCGTTGTTATGCTGTTTGGCTATCTGTTGACGAATACGCCGCAAATTTTTGCGGATGTGCGCACTTACTGGAGCCCGGCTTCCGTTGAGCGGGTAACGGGACATAAGCTTGAAGGCCATGCGGCTAACGGCATTTTGCATTTGCTTAACTCGGGCTCGGCAACGCTCGACGGTACCGGCGAGCAGAAGCTGGACGGCCAGCCGGCGATGAAGCCGTTCTGGGATATTACGGAAGAAGAAGCGGCGGCATGCCTTGCGGCTACTTCTTGGAGACCGGCAGGCGTGGAATATTTCCGAGGCGGCGGCTTCTCCTCCGACTTCTTGTCGCGCGGAGGCATGCCGATGACGATGTCCCGAATCAATTTCGTTAAAGGCGTTGGCCCGGTTCTGCAAATTGCGGAGGGCTACTCCGTCGAGCTGCCAAGCGATGTGCATGACAAGCTCGATAAACGGACGGATCCAACATGGCCAACGACTTGGTTCGCTCCGACTCTTACGGGCAAAGGCGCCTTTACTTCCGTTTACGACGTGATGGACAACTGGGGAGCCAACCACGGTTCGATCAGCTTCGGCCATATCGGCGCAGAGCTGATTACGCTTGCTTCGATGCTGCGTATTCCGGTTAATATGCATAACGTTCCGGAGGAGAGCATTTTCCGTCCGCGGGCATGGGGACTATTCGGCACTAACGACAAAGAGGCGGCGGACTACCGTGCTTGTTCGAACTTCGGGCCATTGTACAAGTAAAGACCATGCTTTCGA
This region of Paenibacillus sp. JDR-2 genomic DNA includes:
- a CDS encoding PAS domain-containing sensor histidine kinase, translating into MDKHGHIMKHNFMESIWNNIPDGIVVIDLDENILDVNPGFVALHGWTREELIGRPCCFTPVHLLEERRLMIEKAKLGESVQGQETFKLRKDGTMLYISLSLTALRDESGTIIGVVGFERDISDRIKMEASLFEAESLYSHLADSALAGVFVGQGGRILYANPYLAALYGYTNEELLQVELNKLMLPGELEVVTRDAQVTLMDQKQIYFHFNITGVKKDGSPVHLEGNSCLISFQGKPALLGTVQDITIKKEKERSLRDSANMYQRIIKFLPEPIVLIDNGEIVYANKLAVKLIGAADDSEMVGRPILDYVDPAYSDDLMDVLYKVIHTDDPTNFIENKLLCNDGQTIDVEMSSIRIHNYRGKMVILTVIRDLTDRKRSEEMLVRSEKLSVIGQLAAGVAHEIRNPLTALKGFTQLLKSKAEGNSFYYDIMTNELDRINFIVNEFMTLAKPHFSKFSTRRLDHILHAVISILETQAILMNVSIRTEFENCIPSIYCDENQLKQVFINIIKNAIEAMPLGGQITISAAMESDHERVRLTIRDEGMGIPDEIIRQIGQPFITTKEKGTGLGLMISSRIIEQHQGLMNISSVPGEGTTIEIILPLNTEEK
- a CDS encoding LacI family DNA-binding transcriptional regulator; protein product: MVTIYDIAEKANVSAMTVSRVINNTGRISEKTRARVKKVMEELNYVPNQMARSLVLQQTRSLFLLITDITNPFYTTLSRGAEDAATKNGYRLLFGNSDESLEKEADYINTILTTRVDGVLIAPAGDPSLPHLESLQRHNIPFVLLDREVPGVECDIVLGDSKEGARQLVNHLAKQGHRRIAMVNGSDTISSARLRLEGYKEALILNGLTYDGSIVFETSYGPRTDLSEMEAWLDSLDPLPTAVVAGNNVLAIEAIRLLRKRNMRIPEDISIVCFDDFGPYSEVDPFMTVAAQQAYQFGYLGMQMLIDRIQNKEEAGPWKKIVLPAELIIRRSVSSL
- a CDS encoding L-fucose isomerase, translated to MTDIAYRFQNGFPKIGIRPTIDGRRKGVRESLEVQTMNMARSVANLIAENLRYPNGEPVQCVIADTTIGGVAEAAACADKFARENVGVSITVTPCWCYGTETMDMNASIPNAVWGFNGTERPGAVYLAAVLAGYAQKGIPAFGIYGEEVQEASDTSIPGDVRGKLLSFARAGLAVAYMRGKSYLSMGSVSMGIAGSIVSDSFFQEYLGMRTEYIDMSEFVRRFEEEIYDTAEFERALAWVKENCVEGSDNNPEAIQTSREKKDQDWETVVKMTMIARDLMIGNPRLAELGFGEEAMGHNAVVSGFQGQRQWTDHFPNGDFMEAILNSSFDWNGIRPPFIVATENDSLNGVVMLFGYLLTNTPQIFADVRTYWSPASVERVTGHKLEGHAANGILHLLNSGSATLDGTGEQKLDGQPAMKPFWDITEEEAAACLAATSWRPAGVEYFRGGGFSSDFLSRGGMPMTMSRINFVKGVGPVLQIAEGYSVELPSDVHDKLDKRTDPTWPTTWFAPTLTGKGAFTSVYDVMDNWGANHGSISFGHIGAELITLASMLRIPVNMHNVPEESIFRPRAWGLFGTNDKEAADYRACSNFGPLYK